In Penaeus vannamei isolate JL-2024 unplaced genomic scaffold, ASM4276789v1 unanchor3342, whole genome shotgun sequence, one genomic interval encodes:
- the LOC138861240 gene encoding A-kinase anchor protein 5-like: protein MRPRVSRLMRPRVSRLMRPRVSKLLGPRGSRLMRPRVSRLMRPRVSRLMRPRATCIEAHEATCIETHEATCIEAPGATGVETHEATCIETHEATCIETHEAMCIETHEATRIETHEATCIEAPGATGDEAHEATCIEAHEATCIEAHEATCIEATCIETHEATCIEAHEATCIEAPGATGVETHEATCIETHEATCIETHEATSPGATGVETHEATCIETHEATCIETHEAMCIETHEATRIETHEATCIEAPGATGDEAHEATCIEAHEATCIEAHEATCIEAHEATCIEAHEATCIEAHEATCIEAHEATGIEAHEATCIEAHEATCIEAHEATCIEAHEATCIEAHEATCIETHEATCIETHDATCIGTHDATCIEAHEATCIEAHEATCIEAPRATGVGAP, encoded by the exons atgaggccacgtgtatcgagactcatgaggccacgtgtatcgaggctcatgaggccacgtgtatcgaaGCTCCTGGGGCCACGGGGGTCGagactcatgaggccacgtgtatcgagactcatgaggccacgtgtatcgagactcatgaggccacgt gccacgtgtatcgaggctcatgaggccacgtgtatcgagactcatgaggccacgtgtatcgaaGCTCCTGGGGCCACGGGGGTCGagactcatgaggccacgtgtatcgagactcatgaggccacgtgtatcgagacTCATGAGGCCATGTGTATCGAGACTCATGAGGCCACGCGTATCGAGACccatgaggccacgtgtatcgaaGCTCCTGGGGCCACGGGGGACGaggctcatgaggccacgtgtatcgaggctcatgaggccacgtgtatcgaggctcatgaggccacgtgtatcgag gccacgtgtatcgagactcatgaggccacgtgtatcgaggctcatgaggccacgtgtatcgaaGCTCCTGGGGCCACGGGGGTCGagactcatgaggccacgtgtatcgagactcatgaggccacgtgtatcgagactcatgaggccacgt CTCCTGGGGCCACGGGGGTCGagactcatgaggccacgtgtatcgagactcatgaggccacgtgtatcgagactcatgaggccatgtgtatcgagactcatgaggccacgcgtatcgagactcatgaggccacgtgtatcgaaGCTCCTGGGGCCACGGGGGACGaggctcatgaggccacgtgtatcgaggctcatgaggccacgtgtatcgaggctcatgaggccacgtgtatcgag gctcatgaggccacgtgtatcgaggctcatgaggccacgtgtatcgaggctcatgaggccacgtgtatcgaggcTCATGAGGCCACGGGGATCGaggctcatgaggccacgtgtatcgaggctcatgaggccacgtgtatcgaggctcatgaggccacgtgtatcgaggctcatgaggccacgtgtatcgaggctcatgaggccacgtgtatcgagactcatgaggccacgtgtatcgagacTCATGACGCCACGTGTATCGGGACTCATGACGCCACGTGTATCGaggctcatgaggccacgtgtatcgaggctcatgaggccacgtgtatcgaaGCTCCTAGGGCCACGGGGGTCGGAGCTCCCTGA